A window from Triplophysa dalaica isolate WHDGS20190420 chromosome 3, ASM1584641v1, whole genome shotgun sequence encodes these proteins:
- the LOC130418543 gene encoding UDP-glucuronosyltransferase 2A3-like, producing the protein MIRLFLVLSVLALSCSGGKVLVYPVDGSHWVNMNILIEEMHTRGHSITVIRRNSSWFIADNSPFYSSITLPNEIDESGDFLDEYLRKTLEIERGHSSALSFLKLQADLFSMLSKAHHTGCNMLSFILEDKKLVKKLKDERYDLVLTDPAIAGGVVLAHYLKLPLVLNVRWTTSGEGHLLIAPSPLSYVPLPGSGNTDKMSFSQRVKNILFHSLGFIVNRYMVDPHYDVLIEKYLDEKKDIVSLMQAADLWLMRVDFVFDFPRPTMPNIVYIGGFQCKPSKPLPKDLEAFAQSSGDHGFIIMSLGTLVKSLPMGVTNEIAAVFASLTQKVIWRHLGPRPSTVGNNTLIVEWMPQNDLLGHPKIKVFVAHGGTNGVQEAIYHGVPILGMPLFFDQFDNLIRVQEKGAGIILRLSEINGHTFGQALRELVSNASYRTDIQRISRLHRDQPMKPLDTAMFWIEHVMRHKGAKHLRSEFYNMSWYSYHSVDVFLVLLFVLAVFVFTMVAFIKYVCCRICCKRKLKKE; encoded by the coding sequence ATGATcagattatttttagttttgtcAGTTTTGGCTCTGAGCTGCAGTGGAGGTAAAGTGCTGGTGTATCCTGTGGACGGCAGCCACTGGGTCAATATGAACATTCTGATAGAGGAGATGCACACCAGGGGTCACAGCATCACCGTCATCCGGCGGAATTCTAGCTGGTTCATCGCGGACAACTCCCCTTTCTATTCTTCAATCACTCTTCCcaatgaaattgatgaatctgGAGACTTTTTGGATGAGTATTTAAGGAAAACGCTGGAGATAGAAAGAGGGCATAGTTCTGCACTGTCATTCTTGAAGCTTCAAGCTGACTTGTTCTCCATGCTTTCCAAAGCTCATCACACTGGTTGTAATATGCTGTCATTCATCCTCGAAGACAAGAAGCTTGTGAAAAAACTCAAGGATGAGCGGTATGACCTGGTCCTCACAGATCCAGCCATAGCAGGCGGTGTAGTTTTGGCACACTACCTGAAACTTCCTCTGGTTCTCAATGTGAGGTGGACCACTAGTGGAGAAGGACATTTACTTATAGCACCATCCCCTCTCTCTTACGTTCCTTTACCAGGCTCTGGCAATACAGATAAAATGAGTTTTAGTCAAAGAgtaaaaaacatcttatttcACAGCCTTGGGTTTATCGTGAATAGATATATGGTAGATCCACATTACGATGTACTGATAGAAAAGTACTTGGACGAAAAGAAAGACATTGTCAGTCTCATGCAAGCTGCAGATCTCTGGCTCATGAGGGTGGATTTTGTCTTTGACTTTCCGAGGCCCACCATGCCAAACATTGTGTACATAGGTGGATTCCAATGCAAACCTTCCAAGCCCCTTCCTAAAGATCTTGAAGCTTTTGCACAGAGCTCAGGGGACCacggttttattattatgtctTTGGGGACGCTTGTTAAGAGCCTCCCCATGGGCGTGACAAATGAAATTGCGGCAGTGTTTGCAAGTTTAACACAGAAAGTCATCTGGAGGCATCTGGGACCTCGTCCATCCACTGTTGGCAACAATACGCTTATAGTGGAATGGATGCCACAGAATGACCTTCTGGGACATCCGAAGATCAAAGTCTTTGTAGCACATGGAGGAACCAATGGAGTGCAGGAGGCAATATACCACGGTGTACCGATTCTGGGCATGCCTTTGTTCTTTGACCAGTTTGACAACTTAATTCGTGTTCAAGAGAAAGGAGCAGGCATAATTCTTAGGTTGTCAGAAATAAATGGTCATACGTTTGGACAAGCCCTACGGGAACTGGTTAGCAATGCCTCCTACAGGACAGACATACAGAGGATCTCCAGGTTGCACAGGGACCAGCCCATGAAACCGCTCGACACAGCTATGTTCTGGATCGAGCATGTGATGAGACATAAAGGAGCCAAACACTTGCGCTCTGAGTTCTACAACATGTCGTGGTACTCTTATCATTCTGTAGatgtttttttggttctgttgtttgttttggcagtgtttgtgtttaccaTGGTTGCATTCATCAAATATGTGTGTTGTAGAATATGCTGTAAGAGGAAACTGAAAAAGGAATAA